NNNNNNNNNNNNNNNNNNNNNNNNNNNNNNNNNNNNNNNNNNNNNNNNNNNNNNNNNNNNNNNNNNNNNNNNNNNNNNNNNNNNNNNNNNNNNNNNNNNNNNNNNNNNNNNNNNNNNNNNNNNNNNNNNNNNNNNNNNNNNNNNNNNNNNNNNNNNNNNNNNNNNNNNNNNNNNNNNNNNNNNNNNNNNNNNNNNNNNNNNNNNNNNNNNNNNNNNNNNNNNNNNNNNNNNNNNNNNNNNNNNNNNNNNNNNNNNNNNNNNNNNNNNNNNNNNNNNNNNNNNNNNNNNNNNNNNNNNNNNNNNNNNNNNNNNNNNNNNNNNNNNNNNNNNNNNNNNNNNNNNNNNNNNNNNNNNNNNNNNNNNNNNNNNNNNNNNNNNNNNNNNNNNNNNNNNNNNNNNNNNNNNNNNNNNNNNNNNNNNNNNNNNNNNNNNNNNNNNNNNNNNNNNNNNNNNNNNNNNNNNNNNNNNNNNNNNNNNNNNNNNNNNNNNNNNNNNNNNNNNNNNNNNNNNNNNNNNNNNNNNNNNNNNNNNNNNNNNNNNNNNNNNNNNNNNNNNNNNNNNNNNNNNNNNNNNNNNNNNNNNNNNNNNNNNNNNNNNNNNNNNNNNNNNNNNNNNNNNNNNNNNNNNNNNNNNNNNNNNNNNNNNNNNNNNNNNNNNNNNNNNNNGTCTGTCAAACGCCGCTCTTAAGTCCGCAAAACAGGCAAACaacttccctctttctctactCAGCTGCTTGTCAATGATGTGACTTATCACGAACACTGCGTCGGTtactcctcttccttttctgaatccaaattggctCTCTTCCAGTTTGGTTTCCACCTCTGCCTTTAGCCGTTCGTCCAGTATCCCTGCAtagattcaaattttattattaaatctaaTCACGATAGTTGTGCCTCATTGCAGggctaacgaaatttcaaaaggtCCCCTTTAATGCACGTAACACACTAATACAAATGTTCTGCGTaggtgttcgaatattttcatcgagaCCAATCCAAGATTCATGGAGCTGGAATGCTACTAATAAAATGTATGCGATAGTTGGTTCATTGTACTTATCAGATATTCGATCTTCGACTATAATTCGTATAAATCTTGTATTTTCTCTTGTTGTTCCAAGTTGTTTCACGTTTGTTCTACGTTGCTCCAAAGcaaataatgatttatttcaaaagatttCGGAGGCAACCGCGAAAGGTTGCACTTTTGACCTGCCctccattttttaaaaatcgaacgtattttacatattttacattagaAGATGTTCCTCAACGTATTCAATCACTTTAGCTGTTCTAGATATTGTTCCAAAATATCGGTTCAATATCGTACTTAGTTTAGGAAAAAATTAGCGAACGCTAACATCCGTAACACGACggatatttctctttatttcaaCAACAATAATGTACAGGCAAAGGGTTCTTCTTTTGGAACACGTACTTGCATCCCTAGAACAActcagaataaaaatttggacACCGTAACACAAACATAAGGATGACTTTACTCTCGCCTCGACAATTTCCATTCTCGAGAAAGTTGATAAAACGTCGTCAACGAGGGAGTACAGTCGTTTCGTCGACTGAAACTATCGTTGAAATTGAATTCTTCcaacaaaaggaaaattatacaGAATCGTAGACGGTAAACGGGATTGCTGTAAATCTTATTTGAACGATTGTCGTACTTGTAGCTATTTAAGAACGATAGCCAAGAAAAATAACTTTGAGTGAATGGAAGATTTATAGATACTCGTAAACTTTTAAACTTGTTGTTTGAATTTTACTTAACAttttaccgaccgatagccgattaattgattttttgtCGCCGACGCTTATCGACCGATAGtctattaatcggctttttgtcgccgacaatctttctcattatttgagcagtaatttgttctttgcgttgctttgtaagctcccacagttttatatcaatttgaaaaacgtaccgttcgcgatgaacaaaaagaatggtattggagagtctaaaccgaaacagagcCGGCGCCAGGGAGAATTTGCGCCTGTGAtgccggtcggacgtgcgtatgctgtTGAATCACtagcggtcggtaaagtgttaagaaTACCTTCTTTATCTCCAAGTATCCGTGGAGGGTTCGAATATGTCATGTTTAGCTTCGAGTCTGCTGGAGGTTTCAAATTCATTCGATGAATGTTCGAACCTGCTTGCGACTACTTGAGGACATCGCTAACGATCGCGTTAATACAAGAAACGaacacataaatatataacgtacGAGGAAACCGATAAAGTTAGAAGGCATAACaccaaaaaattatttgattaattttggAATGATCTTATGAAGTAAGCTGTTGATACTACGTGTACAATAGAAGGCCAATACGTAAACAGAAACATAACCCAAAAGTTCGTTTCATTCAGAATTCTTTATTCGAAGAATCTTTTGCAAGATCGTTAACAATCGATAAAGGGAAAACGctgtttataaaaatctcaTCGGTTTAGTAATTcatcctttctttttcgtacGGGCGATTGTAAATGTACACGTCCTTGAAGAACATGTTAGGAATGGTGTAGTTCCATGCGAACATGGGTCTGTCCAATGGGAATCCGAATGGCATGCTGTCGAACATCATCTTTCCGTACAGAGGCATTTCGTACGAGTTCATGCTGCTTTCTTCCAACGAGCTCAGGAAGAAGAACATCTTGTACTTTAAACCTTCTTGTTTACCACGTGGCAGAGTGAGGCGTTCTGGGAAGCCGAACACCCTTTCGGAGTACGTGAATGGCTCGCTTCCACTGATTGCCTTGTTCAGTTTGTCGTAGTATATGTCACTTGACATCATGCCAGGTGCAGTGATAAGGGACTCCGAGCTGCGACGTTCGATGCTGTTGCTTCCGGAATGGACTGTGAGAGTAAACAGAAGGCTCGATTGAATATcgatcaataataataataataataataataataataataataataataataataataataataataatagtaataataataataaaggtCGAAAACAGCTTGCTTCATCTGAGCTGTCTTATTGCATCGATCAAGGACTAAAGAGGTTCTTTAAGCTCGATTGATCAAGTTAGCTGtctttgacgagtatactcgtcatgaagaAATTGCAGTATTTTGTGTTAGGACAAGTCCTaccagtaataaaattaaaaaacagtCATTTCGTTACAACTTAATTCCATATTGTAACAGCCACGCAGACTCTGTGTTGGACGAGTATATTCGTCATCGTTTACTTTTTGCGATACGTTTTAAGTTCACGCTTTCCAAAGAGGTCGCAACAGCTAACTAGTTAACACTAACATTACCAAGCCTGGTCAAATgaccggtttcaaaatttaattaaaaattgtacattcgtcgttatttcttttgttcatcTAACTTCCTGCAAGTTCTTATATTAAcgaaaatcgagaaattacATGAAGttagacgaagaaaagaagtaaCGATGTacaactttaaataaattttgaaatttgaccGGGCCTGATAAGATCAGCGTTAAATAGcatattgaataatatattattcgtacggagaataataaagaaaaataaataagatactAACGGTTCACGGCGAATCTGTCCATTTCCACGAAGTAGTAATAGTACTTCTGTAAGTAGATCATATCCTGTTGCACCTCGTCGAAGGCTGGCCCAAGGAAGATTCTCAGCATTCCCTTCATTTCTTTGTCGGAATTGATGTTGATTTTGTAGGTGAACGGCTGGTAGTTGAGGCAAGCGCGTCGTGCCTTCAGACGAAGGTACATTCCACCCTTGAAGCTATCCACTGGTACTGCATTGCTGATCAGAGTGTCGCAGGTGTCGAAGTACGTGTACAGTTTGTCGATATTCACGGATTCGAATTTCACACCTGGCACTTGCAGTTCGCTCTGAGAGTACTGAGGCTGGAATTTCTTGTATCTGCGCGAACATAACATGTAACAATTAGTAAGAAGTAGAAAATACatgaaacttttcaaattattgtaAAGAGTAGTTgagattaattataattacagttATTCGTGCGTACAGATGATTATCATCTAATAAGACGTTTTTTAAACTGAATCTTATGAAAGATACTGATAAATTGATTGAAAAGTTTGTTGCAGGATAGCAAAATTTTGCTCTTCGTCGAGACTTCTGCTTGTAACGATACGAATACGTTAATAACGATCTGATGTCGTTCACATATCTTTCTGACATCTTCTAAACAGCCAACATACCTGAAGAAGTAAGTCATGATCTTTTTGTAAAGCATATAGAATGCCGGATCTCTCATGCTGGTAGAGTAGGATTGGAGGACGCTGGGGATCACCTTGTTCTTGTTGTAGAAGTCGAAGTTGAAGCCAAGGATGTCACGTGCAAGTGCGTCGTACATGCCGTAGAATCTGGTGTTGCAAGAATCTACATTCCCTTCTATCACGTTGCCGAGCATGTTCAAACCTTCCGGTGTGTAGATGTCTACCTTCTTTCCATATTGGTCTATCAGATAGCCAGAGTCAATGGCGTCCATTATACGCAATTCCAGGGCGTTGATTTCCTGGAGAATCGAACGTgcactttgaattttcattttacccTTCATATCGGACAtcacgattattattttcggAAGATTCAACGtatactttgaattttcttttttgttatttatattgacCGTTGTTGGCATATTTTGCTCCTGCTAATAATTCTtacaaagtaaattatttgacTTTTATCGACGATGGCTTtgtgaattatattattgaaattttttcagtTTAAATTGAAGATCGTCAGGTTTTAAGTAGTACTAGCtgtttttcttgtaattaacTTAGTCGTAAAGGAGCAAACTTTTAAGCTCGTTGTTATTGCGATAAAATGTAATACTCACCTTAAGAtacttgtatttataataGGGTAGAGCCGAATATCTGTCTCTTTGTGGGAAAGGTATGCCATTGGGGTACATCATCGTCGAGAAGTATCCAGGGTAGATTGACTTGTTCCAGTCGAAGTCCTCTATCTTTCCAAGATCGTTTGACATTCGTTCAAGGAAGTACCTGGCCAATAATTGCTGGtggatgaaataataaaattgtccaCGTATCTCTTTAGGCATGTTGTATTTGCTGCTGGACATCCAGTAGGGGAATATCTGTCGGATGTAGTAGTAATACGCGTTAATTCCGACATCCTCCATGAAGTAGTCGAGTTTATATTCGTCGTCCGTGTATGGCATCATGTAATTGCTCGAGTAGTTGGCGGTCACTACGTAAGTTTCGATGTTGCCCATTCCGGCACCACTTCCTGAAAGAAGAAGGTtgactttatttatttaaaatcgacGGATGGGGACTTTTCCAAGACTTCCCGCTATTAGaatctttataaaaaatgtccttttttccctttctatATTTCGTAGATTCTCGTTTAGGAGAAAACAGGATCTGAATATGTTATTCGAAAAATAGATTGCTACTCACGTATTAGACGaatcatttgaaattcaatttcaaattactaTTTTCAACTACTCTATCTAACTACTCTATATCTAACTAGTAGTATGTAACtacttacatttattttataactataCTGTAAAATAGAAAGGTATAGCTACCTTGAGACATCTTCAAGTATTGTGCTTCTTGTATCACGCttgaatcgaagaaaaagttaGGGTAGATCTCATAGATCGCTGGCAATCTCATGTATTTACAGTCGCTTCTATAGAACACGGCAACGGAGAACGCCGTAGTGAACATG
This is a stretch of genomic DNA from Bombus pyrosoma isolate SC7728 linkage group LG16, ASM1482585v1, whole genome shotgun sequence. It encodes these proteins:
- the LOC122576460 gene encoding hexamerin-1.1-like, with translation MFKLTLLAALAAICVVQSASFSGSRTADMDFLHKQKKIFDLLFYVRQADLSDAEWYDIGRNYNMETNMDMYKDKNVVQKFFWWYKQGMFLVRDAIFTPFNTEHIYEMRMLFELFYNAKDFQTFYKTACWARLRMNSDMFTTAFSVAVFYRSDCKYMRLPAIYEIYPNFFFDSSVIQEAQYLKMSQGSGAGMGNIETYVVTANYSSNYMMPYTDDEYKLDYFMEDVGINAYYYYIRQIFPYWMSSSKYNMPKEIRGQFYYFIHQQLLARYFLERMSNDLGKIEDFDWNKSIYPGYFSTMMYPNGIPFPQRDRYSALPYYKYKYLKEINALELRIMDAIDSGYLIDQYGKKVDIYTPEGLNMLGNVIEGNVDSCNTRFYGMYDALARDILGFNFDFYNKNKVIPSVLQSYSTSMRDPAFYMLYKKIMTYFFRYKKFQPQYSQSELQVPGVKFESVNIDKLYTYFDTCDTLISNAVPVDSFKGGMYLRLKARRACLNYQPFTYKININSDKEMKGMLRIFLGPAFDEVQQDMIYLQKYYYYFVEMDRFAVNLHSGSNSIERRSSESLITAPGMMSSDIYYDKLNKAISGSEPFTYSERVFGFPERLTLPRGKQEGLKYKMFFFLSSLEESSMNSYEMPLYGKMMFDSMPFGFPLDRPMFAWNYTIPNMFFKDVYIYNRPYEKERMNY